DNA sequence from the Agelaius phoeniceus isolate bAgePho1 chromosome 20, bAgePho1.hap1, whole genome shotgun sequence genome:
AAAGTGGAGAATTTTTAACCTTCCATTTTTTTTATACCAGAAATGCTGTTAAACCCTACTTTGCCCATTTTTAGGTAAAGTTTAATTTTGTGAGCAGATTTCagtttttagcattttttttccctttcaaatGTCATGTGTTGGAACGTCTCCAGACCAGTGATTAATCTTGATTTTCACTCTCTAGTTCCTCGCTTACCATTTCCCTGGCTGAAGTTTAACTCTGATAAATTTGGAAGATGAGTCTCTGTGTCTGGAACTGGGATCCAGCCCTGGAacctgagctgggagcagctgatggCAAACCTCACCTTCATTTCAGTGGGGCAAAACttgctgggaaaagcagaaaacatccTTCAGCCACAATTGTTTAATGGCAATTGTGGAGCTCCACTAGCACAGTTTGGAACAGGAAACCAACACATGTTCTGGTTTAAtctttattgatttttattttttttacaagtaTAGAATCTCATTGAAATCAGACAGCGATCGCAGcgctctgcctgctcctcctccaaGGCAACAGAGACTCTGGTGCCTTCTCAGGAGCACCaggggctctcctgggctccagcCACACtccagggctccagcccctgcccctggagCCACGGCAAGGCTtctgcagggaagggctgggctggagtcgCTCCTGGCACGCttaggagcagccctggaatGCAGCATAACCTTGAGGACGGAATGGAGAGAGGCAGGAGTGGCTAAGGTAGGTCCCgaggggagctggagctgaggaacTCGGGGGATTcaccctctgcagagctgggctggctgctgggatggtgctggatgctggcacacacacacccagccctgcagggccatgCACACATTCCTGAGCATCTCTttggctgccccagcagcttCATCCCTCCTGCTTCTGCCTTGAGCCACATCTGGACAAGATCTGTCAACTTTCCACCCACAAAACACACCAGCATTTTCCAGTAGTTGGAGTGTATTCCAGGACTATTGCCCTGGCATGGAATGAGTGAAAAAGGATCTTGTATTTATTTGATTTGAATTgctcaattttttattttacttgtgGCCGACACGGACTGATTcaatctttttgtttgtttgttttttcccttttttccccctaactTTGAATACGATTAAGAGCTGACTAAAGATCTCAAACACTATATACTGAGAGTCACTACGGATGTTAAAGAAaacaccagcaccagcaccacagcccctgtgctcctgcctccctggtGCTTGGAAaacctgctgctgtggagcagGGCCTCGCTAGTGCTGCTCCTGAGCCACTACAGGGTTGTGCAAGGAAGCAAACAAGCTATAACAAAATATCCAGGCTACTACTGTGGCAGGAAGCGTACTTGGGCCATCCACTCTGCCCAATGCCTCTTAGGCCCTTCCCTGGAGGATCCTAATAAACTGactaaaaataaaggaaaaaatacggAGGCTTTATGGAAGGAATAAACTTATAATGAGACCCGGTTTTACTAAATCAGAGATGCAGATGGGAAATCCCCGTAGAGAAAAACGCTTTGAAGGGAATCGTTGGCCTTGCAGGTTAGTGAGGTGAGAATTGAGGTTCTGCTGTGTGGTAGAGAACCAAAGTTGGCTGTAGAAGGAGAAGGGAACATCTCCAGTCTGGTCAACTCGTGTTTCCCAtctgcagtcccattaaattccCCAGTAAGGCATCAGGGGTCTCCTCTCTCTCTCGTAAACGTCCGGGACGATGCCGTAGGGCGTCTGTACCATTTTAACCGTGGTCTTGCCAAAGAGCTTCCTCTCGTAGTCTATCAGCTGCCTCCAGAAGCCCACGTTGGGCCGGATCACGGGGCGCCGTGCCTTCACCCAGCTGTAGGCCTCCAGCAGGGAGACCTTGTGGTGCTTCATGAGGAAGGCGATGCAGAGCGTGGCCGACCTGCTGACGCCGGCGGCGCAGTGCACCAGCGCGGCCCCGTGCTTCCGCGCCACGCTCTGGATCTTGTCGGCCACGCTGTCGAAGTACAGCGAGATGGGCGCGTTGGGCATGTCGGCCAAAGGCACTTTGACGTACTCAAACTGGGGCCAGTTGAAGTTGGGGATCTCGATGGTGGCGTTGATGATGCAGGTGATGCCCCGCGACAGCAGCAGGTGCCGGTTGGAGGCCACGCTGCCCCGGCTCAGGTACAGCGAGGGCGTGATCTGGGCGATGCCCCCCAGGGCGCCTTCCGAGAGCATCCGCGGAGCCATCAGAGTTCTCGGCAGGGAGTTGTGGCTTCTGGAGGTCATGGAGGATCCTGGCACTCAGGCTTCCATTATGGGAAGAGAGCCAAGGGGATCTGCAGCCAAGGGAGGGATTGTCTGGCCTGGTGGCGGCAGGACAGCGAGAGCTCCCGCTGCTCAGTCACTGCAAAACACAAGGGAGGCCGTGAGCGGGGAGCTGGCCCTGACCTgtgccagggaacaggaaagcccagctcaccctgctctggcctggcaaGGCTCCgtggggaatgtggggctgggctcaCAGTGCTCATTACTGCCatcccccaggcactgcctggacagatagtaacaaaaaaaaaatcttcagccTAATTAAGTCCAATTACTCGCCAAGGGTTTACCTGTGGGCCTGGACAGAATCTCACCCGGACCAGCACGTGGAGGATGAGCTACACCTTTTCCATGCCTAAACACAGCAGCTTCACAGCTGGCCACAGTTCAAAGGGATGGTGAGGAACAGCAGATGCCAGCAATTTCCAGCAGGCTGCCctctccccagtgccacccttcTCCTTTTTAGGTGCAGGAAAGGCCCCGCCAAAGCACATAAACAGAGGAAAGTCGCTCATTAGGAAAGGCGGTGAGTCACGTCCATCCCCATCAGTCATCAGCTCTCACAGAGGCAGGGGAAGTGTGGAAAGAGTGACCTGGTTATGTCAGAAGCTGGGAGTAAAACCcaagagcagaggctgggagagggtAAGCTTCAATGCTTGACTAATGCTTGGCAGAGGCCTGGGATCGCCTGCAAGAGCCACACCGGCCTGGAGGGTCCCTGCTTTGACCCCCCTGCTCCTTTGGGGCACCTCCAAAGccagggagaagctgcaggCAAGGGGATGAGCCCTGGAGTAGCAATAATTTGCCAGTCTGTGTGTTCTCTGTTTGGAGAAGGGCACGGGAAAGGCTCCAGTCTGTGCAGGCTGGGGAGTCCCTGCCCAGGTACCTCTGAGCCCAccctggtggcactggcagagctgaggggaCTTGGGATGCTCAGGGCCTTGGGGAGAGGGATCTGTCCCTCCAGAATTCCTAATTATGTTAAGAGGGTCCTTTAAAGGGCTGTGGCTTCCCCTGCCCTCAGCTGTGTGCCCTCATGTCCTGCTCTGGGAAGCACCAGCAGGTCCCAGCAGTGGCTGGTGGTGCTGCCAGCGGATTTTTGGCTCTGTGGTACAGAAACTTAATGAGCATAACGTGGCCTCCCCTGTGACTCTTCCCTTCTGGCAACTAtctgagcagctcctgaagCTGTGGACTAAAGCTGCAAAAGTTCCTGCCCCAACAAGGCTTTTGCTCCAGCTACGGGCGCTCAGCTTCCCCGCACTGCAGCcacccagctggagcagcaaggAAAGGTGTGCTTTTCCAGAGGAATAAAGCTCTCTGAGCAGGGAAAATCCCTGCTCTCAAGCAGCTCTTACTGACAATGCAGAGGATTTGGGCACT
Encoded proteins:
- the DUSP14 gene encoding dual specificity protein phosphatase 14, producing the protein MTSRSHNSLPRTLMAPRMLSEGALGGIAQITPSLYLSRGSVASNRHLLLSRGITCIINATIEIPNFNWPQFEYVKVPLADMPNAPISLYFDSVADKIQSVARKHGAALVHCAAGVSRSATLCIAFLMKHHKVSLLEAYSWVKARRPVIRPNVGFWRQLIDYERKLFGKTTVKMVQTPYGIVPDVYERERRPLMPYWGI